From Burkholderia sp. WP9, a single genomic window includes:
- the pstS gene encoding phosphate ABC transporter substrate-binding protein PstS: MKLKQLTLFLCALCASAAHAADITGAGSTFAAPIYTKWADAYQKTGGGKVNYQGIGSSGGIKQIIAKTVDFAGSDAPLKDDELARNGLFQFPTVVGGVVPAINVPGLKAGELVLSGQVVGDIYLGKIKKWNDPAIVALNPKIKLPDTDVAVVRRADGSGTSFIWTNYLSKVNPEWKSKVGEGATVNWPTGTGGKGNDGVAAFVQRLPGAIGYVEWAYAKQNHMTYAALKNASGTVVEPSTDTFKAAAAGADWSKSFYQILTNEPGKNAWPVVGATFVLLHTTQDKAPQGAETLKFFDWAFKNGGKAADDLDYISLPESVTAEIRSQWKQKVKDASGKPVAP, encoded by the coding sequence ATGAAACTCAAGCAACTTACGCTGTTTCTGTGTGCGCTGTGTGCCAGCGCCGCGCACGCCGCCGACATAACCGGCGCCGGCAGTACTTTCGCCGCGCCGATTTACACGAAATGGGCCGATGCCTATCAGAAAACAGGCGGCGGCAAGGTCAACTATCAGGGCATTGGTTCGTCGGGCGGCATCAAGCAGATCATCGCGAAGACCGTGGATTTCGCCGGTTCGGACGCGCCGCTGAAAGACGACGAATTGGCCAGGAACGGCCTGTTCCAGTTCCCCACGGTGGTCGGCGGCGTGGTGCCGGCGATCAACGTGCCGGGTCTGAAGGCCGGCGAACTGGTGCTGTCGGGTCAAGTGGTCGGCGACATCTATCTGGGCAAGATCAAGAAGTGGAACGATCCCGCAATCGTCGCGCTGAACCCGAAAATCAAGCTCCCTGATACCGACGTCGCGGTGGTGCGCCGCGCCGACGGTTCGGGCACGAGTTTCATCTGGACGAACTACCTCTCCAAGGTGAACCCGGAGTGGAAATCGAAAGTGGGCGAAGGCGCTACGGTGAACTGGCCGACCGGCACCGGCGGCAAGGGCAACGACGGCGTGGCGGCATTCGTGCAGCGTCTGCCGGGCGCGATCGGCTACGTCGAGTGGGCCTATGCGAAGCAGAACCACATGACCTACGCCGCGCTGAAAAATGCATCGGGGACTGTGGTCGAGCCGTCGACCGACACATTCAAGGCGGCAGCGGCGGGCGCCGATTGGTCGAAGTCGTTCTATCAGATCCTGACGAACGAGCCGGGCAAGAACGCGTGGCCCGTGGTCGGCGCGACGTTCGTGCTATTGCATACGACGCAGGACAAAGCACCGCAAGGCGCGGAAACGCTGAAGTTTTTCGATTGGGCATTCAAGAACGGCGGCAAGGCAGCCGACGATCTCGACTATATTTCGCTGCCCGAGTCCGTGACGGCCGAAATCCGCTCGCAGTGGAAACAGAAGGTCAAGGACGCGTCAGGCAAGCCTGTCGCGCCCTAG
- a CDS encoding DNA-binding protein, with protein sequence MSTDADTITDEQIAAIADRMVEEGRRVSPVTIWKEVRGGSLASIVAALQRWREARQAETPAPQVQPGLPEGLAETVMSAADRIWTASQHDAERAFNQRLAAVNQDLEAARAERDEALAEYQKAIDDVETGRNRVVALTDALSASESTALRLETELATAAGRAEAAEIHVEELAQRVSAQDADLAAMKALLDEERLAREELATALASKNNEVAQVAQERDQARQEIVALSDACQAKTEEVMRWSEQAGAAALRAEAAEARVEELAQRASVDHANLEAANASLEEERKAREELSADVASKSDEVTRVTRERDQIQQEIATLRDAYQAKSQEVAQWSQEASEAASRAQVAEARVEELALRVASQDASLEATTASLEAESKAREELAAIVSSKNDEVTRVTHERDQALQQVATLDAAYQASSQEATRWSQEANAATSRAEAAEVRVEELVQRASVDQANLTAVNASLEEERKACDELNAVISGKNDEITRVTQEHEQARQQIATLRDAHQAKSEEVTRLADELNAATSLAQAAQARVEELTQRETAHAADQQATTALLDEERKARAELSATVSSKNEEIARATQERDQAQQQFLSLNDAHQAKTEEAAKLSTELDAALAHAKAAEAQASERLTQLATLEGELEQARAALAAEHQAAAARADEMSVHLNELQRVTLELEETRRQIESMNEAKVATSADLARLSQDASAARDRAEAAEQQVAQLEQRLAAQAEAIAQQARTDEAEGAEEIAALQRQISAQAKAHAKALSELRGTAEQWVAHAKDLKQRLGLASERILFIDARSTGEVALVRRLSSELERLKPDHELIARETQQKLISSTMSHQLAQKGYRYDPATAVMSKVVT encoded by the coding sequence ATGTCCACGGACGCAGACACAATCACCGATGAACAGATCGCCGCCATCGCCGATCGCATGGTCGAAGAAGGCAGAAGAGTTTCGCCGGTGACGATCTGGAAAGAGGTTCGCGGCGGTTCGCTTGCGTCGATCGTCGCGGCCTTGCAGCGCTGGCGCGAAGCGCGGCAGGCCGAAACGCCGGCACCGCAGGTCCAGCCCGGGTTGCCGGAGGGCCTCGCTGAGACAGTGATGAGCGCGGCGGATCGCATCTGGACGGCATCCCAGCACGACGCCGAACGGGCTTTCAATCAGCGTTTGGCTGCAGTGAACCAGGACCTCGAAGCTGCCCGCGCGGAACGGGACGAAGCCCTCGCCGAGTATCAGAAAGCGATCGACGACGTCGAAACGGGGCGCAATCGGGTCGTCGCGCTGACGGATGCGCTGAGTGCCTCGGAAAGTACCGCTCTGCGCCTCGAAACGGAACTCGCAACCGCTGCGGGCCGGGCGGAGGCGGCTGAAATTCATGTCGAAGAACTCGCTCAGCGTGTGTCTGCACAAGACGCCGATCTGGCGGCCATGAAGGCATTGCTCGACGAGGAACGCCTCGCACGCGAAGAGTTGGCCACGGCGCTCGCGAGCAAGAACAATGAAGTTGCTCAGGTCGCTCAGGAGCGAGATCAGGCGCGGCAGGAGATCGTCGCATTGAGCGATGCCTGCCAGGCGAAGACAGAAGAAGTGATGCGCTGGTCGGAGCAGGCAGGCGCGGCCGCATTGCGTGCTGAGGCGGCCGAGGCGCGCGTCGAAGAACTCGCGCAGCGTGCGTCGGTGGACCACGCCAACCTGGAAGCGGCGAACGCATCGCTCGAAGAAGAACGCAAAGCTCGTGAAGAGTTGTCGGCGGATGTCGCAAGCAAGAGTGATGAAGTCACGCGCGTCACTCGGGAGCGCGATCAGATTCAGCAGGAAATCGCCACTCTACGCGACGCCTATCAGGCCAAGTCGCAAGAAGTCGCGCAATGGTCGCAAGAGGCAAGCGAGGCTGCATCGCGTGCACAGGTCGCGGAAGCGCGCGTGGAAGAACTTGCGCTGCGTGTAGCGTCGCAAGATGCCAGCCTCGAAGCGACGACGGCGTCGCTCGAAGCCGAAAGCAAGGCTCGTGAAGAATTGGCAGCAATTGTTTCGAGCAAGAACGATGAAGTAACGCGAGTCACGCACGAGCGCGATCAGGCGTTGCAGCAGGTCGCGACGTTGGACGCCGCTTATCAGGCAAGCTCGCAGGAAGCGACGCGCTGGTCACAGGAAGCGAATGCGGCGACGTCACGCGCCGAGGCAGCCGAGGTACGTGTAGAAGAACTCGTGCAGCGTGCGTCGGTGGATCAGGCCAATCTGACCGCGGTCAATGCGTCGCTGGAAGAAGAGCGCAAAGCATGTGATGAACTGAACGCGGTCATCTCCGGCAAGAACGACGAAATAACGCGAGTCACTCAGGAGCACGAGCAGGCGCGGCAGCAGATCGCCACTCTGCGTGACGCCCATCAGGCAAAGTCAGAAGAAGTGACGCGACTCGCCGACGAACTGAACGCGGCGACGTCACTTGCGCAAGCGGCACAGGCACGTGTTGAAGAACTCACGCAGCGCGAAACGGCACACGCTGCCGATCAGCAAGCCACGACGGCATTGCTGGACGAAGAGCGCAAGGCGCGAGCGGAGTTGTCCGCAACTGTGTCGAGCAAGAACGAAGAAATAGCGCGCGCCACTCAGGAACGCGACCAGGCGCAGCAGCAGTTCCTCAGTTTGAACGATGCCCATCAAGCCAAAACGGAAGAAGCGGCAAAGTTGTCGACGGAGCTGGACGCGGCCTTGGCGCACGCGAAAGCCGCCGAGGCGCAGGCAAGCGAGCGCCTCACACAACTCGCAACGCTGGAGGGCGAACTGGAGCAAGCTCGCGCCGCGCTGGCAGCGGAGCATCAGGCAGCTGCGGCGCGGGCCGACGAAATGTCGGTTCACCTTAACGAACTGCAGCGCGTCACCCTGGAACTGGAAGAGACGCGGCGGCAGATCGAGAGCATGAACGAGGCGAAGGTGGCCACGAGCGCCGACCTGGCTCGGCTATCGCAGGATGCGTCTGCCGCGAGAGACCGCGCAGAGGCCGCCGAACAGCAGGTTGCGCAACTGGAACAACGGCTGGCCGCGCAAGCCGAAGCCATTGCACAACAAGCTCGAACCGACGAGGCCGAGGGCGCGGAGGAGATCGCGGCGTTGCAACGCCAGATATCAGCGCAAGCCAAAGCTCATGCAAAGGCGCTCAGCGAGCTTCGCGGCACGGCGGAACAATGGGTCGCCCACGCGAAAGACCTCAAACAGCGGCTTGGTCTGGCAAGCGAGAGGATCTTGTTCATCGACGCACGCAGCACCGGTGAGGTGGCGCTCGTCAGACGGCTTTCATCCGAACTGGAACGGCTCAAGCCGGATCACGAGTTGATCGCCAGAGAGACGCAGCAGAAGCTGATCAGCTCGACGATGAGCCACCAGCTCGCGCAAAAGGGCTACCGCTATGACCCGGCCACGGCGGTGATGTCGAAGGTCGTGACCTGA
- a CDS encoding arylsulfatase, whose translation MRISFLHTMDGNRQVFEQAAKALGMRADDLHHEVRADLREAVGLAGTFSHELKAETNQRLLALAAHSDAVILTCATLGPAVADIESPPVPIVRADIALAAAAAELGGKIVVLCAADSAIESTRMLFAEHIHGTGASAEVVHLPQVWARFKAGDFEACLAATALAAEVAYEAGATVVAFAHPWMAPGADLVRTGKRPLDSPSAALRAAMQRFGEHPSDA comes from the coding sequence ATGCGTATTTCGTTTTTGCACACGATGGACGGGAACCGGCAAGTCTTTGAGCAGGCCGCAAAAGCACTCGGCATGCGTGCTGATGATCTTCACCACGAAGTGAGAGCGGATCTGCGCGAGGCGGTCGGTCTGGCAGGGACGTTCTCACACGAATTGAAAGCCGAGACAAACCAGCGTCTTCTCGCGCTGGCAGCCCATTCCGACGCCGTTATTCTGACTTGCGCCACGCTTGGGCCGGCCGTGGCGGATATCGAGAGTCCACCGGTGCCCATCGTCAGGGCGGATATCGCCTTGGCCGCTGCGGCAGCGGAGCTGGGCGGGAAAATCGTCGTGTTGTGTGCCGCTGACTCTGCAATCGAATCCACCAGAATGCTGTTTGCGGAGCACATACACGGAACCGGTGCGTCAGCGGAGGTCGTTCACCTTCCTCAGGTTTGGGCACGGTTCAAAGCGGGTGATTTCGAAGCGTGCCTGGCTGCAACCGCATTGGCCGCGGAAGTCGCATACGAGGCGGGCGCGACGGTTGTCGCATTCGCTCATCCGTGGATGGCGCCCGGCGCGGACCTCGTTCGAACGGGAAAGCGGCCGCTCGATAGTCCGAGCGCGGCGCTTCGCGCTGCAATGCAACGGTTCGGCGAACACCCGAGCGACGCCTGA
- a CDS encoding XRE family transcriptional regulator, whose protein sequence is MDTHLAKSADPSTTDLGRRVRAARQAQDLTLETASRLCGVSRSTLSKVENGLMSPTFDVLQKIVLGLKIEIGELFGSTPKVSASGRRALTRKDEGQRHAYRGYQMELLATDLAHKAMLPFRIRISAHTLDAFDDWGRHEGEEFLYVISGSVCLYSELYAPTHLNAGDSLYFDSRTGHAAVSTSEEDAEVLWMATSADIPHAPPATESTKK, encoded by the coding sequence ATGGACACCCATCTCGCAAAATCCGCCGACCCGTCCACCACCGACCTCGGCCGCCGCGTCCGCGCCGCCCGCCAGGCGCAGGACCTGACGCTGGAAACGGCCAGCCGCCTCTGCGGCGTTTCGCGCTCGACGCTCTCCAAGGTCGAAAACGGCCTGATGTCCCCCACGTTCGATGTTCTGCAGAAAATCGTCCTCGGACTGAAGATCGAGATCGGCGAGCTGTTCGGCTCGACGCCGAAAGTCAGCGCCAGCGGCCGCCGCGCGCTCACCCGCAAGGACGAAGGCCAGCGTCATGCCTATCGCGGCTACCAGATGGAACTGCTTGCCACGGACCTCGCGCACAAAGCGATGCTGCCGTTTCGCATCCGCATCTCCGCGCACACGCTCGACGCCTTCGACGACTGGGGCCGTCACGAAGGCGAGGAATTTCTGTATGTGATCAGCGGCAGCGTGTGCCTGTATTCGGAGCTGTATGCGCCGACGCACCTGAACGCCGGCGACAGTCTCTACTTCGACAGCCGCACCGGCCACGCGGCGGTCTCCACGAGCGAAGAAGACGCCGAAGTATTGTGGATGGCCACCAGCGCCGACATTCCGCACGCCCCGCCCGCCACCGAATCGACAAAGAAGTAA
- a CDS encoding FAD-binding and (Fe-S)-binding domain-containing protein: protein MGTSLDEQQGAGLNGLDAAGRRAPKNAPRVATPFAGSAAVMQALEADLRSHVRGEVRFDQGSKALYAADASNYRQVPLAVVVPADVDDLLATLAACRRNDVPFLARGGGTSQNGQCVNVAVVVDASKYVNRVVSVDPVARVAIVEPGVVCDTLRDAAEQHGLTFAPDPATHSRCTLGGMIGNNSCGAHSVMAGKTVENVEALEIATFDGARFWVGPTSESELERIIAAGGRQGEIYAALKRLRDTYADQIRAKFPQIKRRVSGFNLDQLLPENGFNVACALVGTEGTCAVTLQAKVRLVKSPAKRVIVVVGFTDIYTAADAVPHFMRCGPIAIEGLDRAIIRGLEARGLKKDEIALLPEGDAWVVLEFGADTQEAVMLQAQAAATYFRSGEAGPNVSAMLVEDRALQAKVWSIRETGASAVALSVDSGTPDPVVGWEDAAVDPLRLGDYLRAFQSLVDHYGYETSLYGHFGDGCVHARITFDLRSAEGISTWRKFLREAAELVVEFGGSLSGEHGDGQAKAEFLPIMYGAELMQAMEQFKAIWDPANRLNPGKVVHAYRADENLRMGPTYQPVTLQTRLTFASQEGDGFQREIERCIGMGKCRSLEGGTMCPSYRATREEKYSTRGRAHLFWEMLQGDVIVDGWQSREVKEALDTCLACKGCKSDCPTHTDMASYKAEFLSHYYETNRRPRQALFMGRIGEWAPWAARFPRLTNFMTSAPGLASFGKWVAGVAQARELPRFAGATYRQIARRSPQTASASRGEAKKVILWVDTFNDHFTPEVAEAAADVLKQLGWHVVLPKNRLCCGRPLYDFGLLERARELLAHILDDLADDIAAGVPLVGLEPGCLSVFKDELLKQLPGHALAKKLSAQTFLFSDFVARQPFDWPTLTADVIVHGHCHQKALFGMQGDTALLNKLGVKWKLLDTGCCGMAGSFGFNAEHHALSEKIGEDRLFPAVREAAVDTIVLTNGFSCREQIEQGTGRHAMHIAQLAQRALAAR, encoded by the coding sequence GTGGGAACGTCATTGGATGAACAGCAGGGCGCGGGCCTGAACGGGTTGGACGCCGCCGGCCGTCGCGCGCCGAAGAATGCGCCGCGTGTTGCCACGCCTTTCGCAGGCAGCGCCGCCGTGATGCAGGCGCTCGAAGCCGATTTGCGCAGCCATGTGCGCGGCGAAGTGCGCTTCGATCAGGGCTCCAAAGCGTTGTATGCGGCAGATGCGTCGAACTATCGGCAAGTGCCACTCGCCGTGGTCGTGCCCGCTGATGTCGACGATCTATTGGCAACACTCGCCGCCTGTCGTCGCAACGACGTGCCGTTTCTCGCGCGCGGCGGCGGCACCTCGCAGAACGGCCAATGCGTGAACGTCGCGGTGGTGGTCGACGCAAGCAAATATGTGAACCGTGTCGTGTCGGTCGATCCGGTCGCGCGCGTCGCGATCGTCGAGCCGGGCGTGGTCTGCGATACCTTGCGCGATGCCGCCGAACAGCATGGCCTCACGTTCGCACCCGATCCGGCTACACACAGCCGCTGCACGCTCGGCGGCATGATCGGCAACAACTCGTGCGGCGCCCATTCGGTGATGGCCGGCAAGACCGTCGAAAACGTCGAGGCGCTGGAGATCGCGACCTTCGACGGCGCGCGTTTCTGGGTCGGTCCGACATCCGAAAGCGAACTCGAACGCATCATCGCGGCAGGCGGCCGCCAAGGCGAAATCTACGCCGCGTTGAAACGGTTGCGCGATACCTACGCTGACCAGATCCGCGCGAAATTCCCGCAGATCAAACGGCGCGTGTCGGGCTTCAATCTCGATCAACTGCTGCCGGAAAACGGCTTCAACGTGGCGTGTGCCCTGGTCGGCACCGAGGGCACCTGCGCGGTGACATTGCAGGCGAAAGTGCGCCTCGTGAAGAGTCCTGCGAAGCGCGTGATCGTGGTGGTCGGCTTCACGGATATCTACACGGCCGCGGATGCCGTGCCGCATTTCATGCGCTGCGGGCCGATCGCTATCGAAGGACTCGATCGCGCGATCATTCGCGGGCTGGAGGCGCGCGGGTTGAAAAAAGACGAGATCGCGTTGCTGCCCGAAGGCGATGCGTGGGTCGTGCTCGAATTCGGCGCGGACACGCAAGAGGCGGTGATGCTACAAGCGCAAGCCGCTGCCACCTATTTTCGCTCGGGCGAGGCGGGGCCGAATGTCTCTGCGATGCTCGTCGAAGATCGCGCATTACAGGCCAAGGTATGGTCGATTCGTGAGACCGGCGCCTCGGCGGTGGCGTTGTCTGTCGATTCCGGCACGCCTGATCCGGTGGTCGGCTGGGAAGATGCGGCGGTCGATCCGCTGCGTCTCGGCGATTATTTGCGCGCGTTCCAGTCGCTAGTGGATCACTACGGCTACGAGACGAGCCTCTATGGTCATTTCGGCGATGGCTGCGTGCATGCGCGCATCACGTTCGATCTGCGCAGCGCGGAAGGTATCTCGACTTGGCGCAAGTTTCTGCGCGAAGCGGCCGAGCTGGTGGTCGAATTCGGCGGCTCGCTCTCGGGCGAACACGGCGACGGCCAGGCCAAAGCCGAGTTTCTGCCGATCATGTACGGCGCCGAGCTGATGCAGGCAATGGAACAGTTCAAGGCGATCTGGGATCCGGCCAATCGTCTGAATCCGGGTAAGGTCGTGCATGCGTATCGGGCCGACGAGAATCTGCGCATGGGTCCCACCTATCAACCTGTCACGCTGCAAACCAGGCTCACCTTTGCCAGCCAGGAAGGCGACGGCTTTCAGCGCGAGATCGAGCGATGCATCGGCATGGGCAAATGCCGTTCGCTTGAAGGCGGCACGATGTGCCCAAGTTATCGCGCGACCCGCGAAGAGAAATATTCGACCCGTGGCCGTGCGCATCTGTTCTGGGAAATGCTGCAAGGCGACGTGATCGTCGATGGCTGGCAAAGCCGCGAAGTGAAAGAAGCGCTGGATACATGCCTTGCGTGCAAGGGCTGCAAATCCGATTGCCCGACGCATACGGATATGGCTTCATACAAAGCCGAATTTCTTTCACATTACTACGAGACGAATCGACGGCCACGGCAGGCGCTGTTCATGGGGCGCATCGGTGAATGGGCGCCGTGGGCGGCGCGCTTCCCGCGTTTGACGAACTTCATGACGTCGGCGCCGGGCTTGGCTTCGTTCGGCAAGTGGGTGGCAGGCGTGGCGCAAGCGCGCGAACTGCCACGGTTCGCAGGCGCCACTTACAGGCAGATCGCACGGCGTTCGCCGCAAACAGCGTCCGCCTCTCGCGGCGAAGCGAAAAAGGTCATTCTGTGGGTCGATACTTTCAACGATCACTTCACGCCCGAGGTCGCTGAAGCCGCCGCCGACGTTTTAAAGCAGTTGGGCTGGCACGTCGTGTTGCCGAAGAACCGGCTGTGCTGCGGGCGTCCACTCTATGACTTTGGCCTGCTCGAACGTGCGCGCGAACTTCTCGCGCACATCCTTGACGACCTCGCGGACGATATCGCCGCGGGCGTGCCGCTGGTCGGTCTCGAACCGGGCTGTTTGTCGGTATTCAAGGACGAATTGCTGAAGCAACTGCCCGGTCATGCGTTAGCGAAGAAGCTCTCCGCGCAGACGTTCCTGTTCTCCGATTTCGTCGCGCGGCAGCCGTTCGATTGGCCGACGCTGACCGCCGACGTGATCGTGCACGGACATTGTCATCAAAAGGCGCTGTTCGGCATGCAGGGCGACACTGCGTTGCTGAACAAGCTCGGCGTGAAATGGAAGCTTCTCGATACAGGATGCTGCGGCATGGCGGGATCGTTCGGCTTCAACGCAGAGCACCACGCGCTTTCCGAAAAGATCGGCGAAGACAGACTATTTCCGGCGGTGCGCGAGGCGGCCGTGGACACGATCGTGCTGACCAATGGCTTCAGTTGCCGCGAACAGATCGAGCAAGGCACGGGGCGTCACGCAATGCATATTGCGCAACTCGCGCAGCGGGCGTTGGCGGCTCGTTAA
- a CDS encoding DUF1338 domain-containing protein, giving the protein MKNANLEQLLLTLLGADKTARLFATLNHPQILNEWEDGIVTRAELAQAMNMALFEDLLARSANGRRYTEETVAAGGSVYFDHGALRTVRWPHSGALPTGEAAFARILRPLGFSINGRYPLDRLGMTGRAWAHDDAPDEIAQFFVSELHPERFSAEFQQAVTNVIGQSRDPLTPRAVGQLWELERDGVLPLEAAHELLPVIVGAFARQHETPREADYEVLLKESPEMAWIATEGNAFNHATDRVADVFQLSDDEKAKGRPMKPEVERSRSGRVFQTAYRADTVLREFRAADASVVTREVPGSFYEFITRKRTFDQDARRWETDLRFDAGNAQGIFKMTASQAA; this is encoded by the coding sequence ATCAAGAATGCGAATCTCGAACAACTGCTGCTGACGCTGCTCGGCGCCGACAAAACCGCCCGGCTCTTTGCGACGCTGAATCATCCGCAGATCCTCAACGAATGGGAAGACGGCATCGTCACGCGCGCCGAACTCGCGCAGGCGATGAACATGGCGCTCTTCGAGGATCTGCTGGCGCGCTCGGCGAATGGCCGCCGCTACACGGAAGAGACGGTCGCGGCGGGCGGCAGCGTGTACTTCGACCACGGCGCGCTGCGCACGGTGCGCTGGCCGCACAGCGGCGCGCTGCCGACTGGCGAAGCCGCATTTGCCCGCATTCTGCGTCCGCTCGGTTTCAGCATCAACGGCCGGTATCCGCTCGATCGTCTCGGCATGACCGGGCGCGCGTGGGCGCATGACGACGCGCCCGATGAGATCGCCCAGTTCTTCGTGAGCGAGCTGCATCCCGAGCGGTTCTCGGCGGAGTTTCAACAGGCGGTGACCAACGTGATCGGCCAGTCGCGCGATCCGTTGACGCCGCGCGCTGTCGGCCAGTTGTGGGAGCTCGAGCGCGACGGCGTGCTGCCGCTCGAGGCGGCCCATGAACTGCTGCCGGTCATCGTCGGCGCATTTGCGCGCCAGCACGAGACGCCACGCGAAGCCGATTACGAAGTATTGTTGAAGGAATCGCCGGAAATGGCGTGGATCGCGACCGAAGGCAATGCGTTCAACCACGCCACCGATCGCGTCGCGGACGTCTTTCAACTCTCCGACGACGAGAAGGCCAAGGGCCGTCCGATGAAACCGGAAGTGGAGCGTTCGCGCTCGGGCCGCGTGTTTCAGACAGCGTATCGCGCGGACACGGTGCTGCGCGAGTTTCGTGCGGCTGACGCAAGCGTGGTGACGCGCGAAGTGCCGGGCTCGTTCTACGAGTTCATCACGCGCAAGCGGACTTTCGATCAGGACGCGCGTCGCTGGGAAACGGACCTGCGTTTCGACGCGGGCAACGCACAGGGCATCTTCAAGATGACCGCGAGCCAGGCTGCCTGA
- a CDS encoding LysR substrate-binding domain-containing protein, whose product MRKFKIPNMGALLAFEAAARHESFTHAARELFLTESAVSRQINTLESNLGVRLFVRVKQRVVLTKAGKVYSAQVRRSLEQLDRDTLSIIAHGSGGGYLELAVLPTFASQWLIPRLAAFNAQYPDVRVNMGVRTGTFPFAETHFEAAIHYGKPTWPGTSADFLFSEEVVPVCAASLLKRPVQNAADLLDYPLVHSTTRPDGWAAWFANMGVEDNRTMQGVRYELHTMLISAAAAGLGIALVPRFFVDAQLEQLGLVIPLDAPAVADSAYYLVYPTELSHGKPLASFREWLLHEAAAYSAVNPELAAPPDTD is encoded by the coding sequence GTGCGAAAGTTCAAGATCCCCAACATGGGTGCGCTACTCGCTTTCGAAGCGGCCGCACGGCACGAGAGCTTCACGCACGCGGCGCGCGAACTCTTCCTGACCGAAAGCGCGGTGTCGCGGCAAATCAACACGCTGGAAAGCAACCTTGGCGTGCGGTTGTTCGTGCGCGTCAAACAGCGCGTGGTGCTGACCAAGGCAGGCAAGGTGTATAGCGCGCAGGTGCGGCGCTCGCTGGAACAGCTCGATCGCGACACGCTGTCCATCATCGCGCATGGCAGTGGCGGCGGTTATCTGGAACTGGCTGTTCTGCCGACTTTCGCGTCGCAATGGCTGATTCCGCGGCTCGCGGCATTCAACGCGCAGTATCCGGACGTGCGCGTGAACATGGGCGTGCGAACCGGCACGTTCCCGTTCGCCGAGACCCATTTCGAGGCCGCGATTCATTACGGCAAGCCCACGTGGCCGGGCACGTCGGCGGATTTTCTGTTCAGCGAAGAGGTCGTGCCGGTGTGCGCGGCGAGTCTGCTGAAGCGGCCTGTGCAGAACGCCGCCGATCTTCTTGACTATCCGCTCGTCCACTCCACTACCCGGCCCGACGGCTGGGCAGCATGGTTCGCCAACATGGGCGTCGAGGACAACCGGACCATGCAGGGCGTGCGCTACGAACTCCACACCATGCTGATCAGCGCGGCGGCCGCCGGCCTCGGTATCGCGCTGGTGCCGCGCTTTTTCGTCGACGCGCAGCTCGAACAACTAGGGCTCGTGATCCCGCTCGATGCCCCCGCGGTCGCCGATTCGGCGTACTACCTCGTCTATCCGACCGAGTTGAGTCACGGCAAGCCGCTGGCGAGTTTCCGCGAGTGGCTGTTGCACGAAGCCGCGGCCTACAGCGCGGTGAATCCCGAGTTGGCAGCCCCTCCCGATACCGATTGA